The genomic stretch GCTATGCCTGGAGCCCGGCAACTTTCTTAAATAACAGGCTCATCCCTGATCCTGTTTCAGTAAATCCAACGGCCAGCATTCAATACATCGTAACTGTTCGGGATAACCTGGGTTGTCCTAAACCGGTAAAAGATACCGTTTGGGTAAGGGTTTACCCGGCCGTGGTTGCCGATGCCGGCCCGAGAGATACCACCGTGGTGCTTGGACAGCCTTTATTCCTGAATGCAACGGGTGCCGACAATTATGTATGGTCGCCATCCACCTGGCTCAATGATCCCAATATTCACAACCCGGTTGCTTTGCCGCAGGATGATATTGAATACATAGTTACGGCCACCACTGCCCTGGGCTGTATTGGCAGGGACAGCATCCTGGTAAGATTGTTCAAAATGGATGAAGACATTTATGTTCCAAACGCCTTTACACCCAATGGAGATGGCAATAATGATGTATTGCGGCCCATCCTGCTGGGCATGAAAGACCTTACCTACTTCCGGGTGTATAACCGCTGGGGAGTGCTGATGTTCTCCACTTCGGAGAAAGGAAAGGGATGGGACGGACGGTACAACGGCAAGGCCCAGGATCCCGCTGCTTTTGTGTGGGAAGCCGAAGCGGTTACCTACAAGGGACAAATAAAAAAGAAGAAAGGCTCGGCGGTTTTGATACGGTAATGGAATATTGTTCAGGCTGTCATGCCGAGCCTGCGGACCGGCAGGGAACGAAGCATCTCTTCATCACCTGTAAAAGATTCTTCTCCGCCAACTGGCGGATCAGAATGACGGTCCATAAAACAAAGAAGCACAAAGTGAATTCACTTTGTGCTTCTTTGTGTAAAACCTTTGGGATGCTTTGTGGTATAATTTAATTCCCTTCCATTATTTTGCAGCATGAATAAGATCGTACTCATCACAGGGGCCACATCCGGTATCGGAAAAGCCTGCGCCGAAAAATTTGCAGCAGACAAAGATAACCTCATCATCACCGGCAGGAGAAAGGACCGGCTGGCTGAACTGAAAGCAGAACTGGAAAAAAGATCCGGTATTTCTGTGCTGGCCTTATGCTTTGATGTACAGGATAAGCATGCAGTGGATGGAGCGTTCAAAGATCTTCCGGAACAATGGCAGCAGATCGACATCCTTATCAACAATGCCGGTCTTGCCCTGGGCAGGGATAGTTTTGAGGACGCCGACATGGATGATTGGGAAACCATGCTTAACACCAATGTGCAGGGATTGCTTTATGTAACCAAAGCCATATTGCCTTTTATGCTCAGGCAAAAGAAAGGCCACATCATCAATATGGGTTCGGTTGCCGGCAAGGAAGTGTACGAAAAAGGAAATGTGTACTGTGCCAGCAAGTTTGCCGTGGATGCCATCACCAAGGCCATGCGGATCGACCTGCTGAAAAACAATATCAAGGTCACCGGCATTCATCCAGGCGCTGTGGAGACGGAATTCTCGCTGGTCCGTTTTAAGGGCGACGACAAAACAGCGAGGTCGGCCTATACCGGCTTTACCCCCCTGACAGCAGGAGATATTGCCGATACGATCTACTACTGTACCAGCCTTCCGGATCATGTTTGCATCAACGACCTGGTAATTACCTGTACCCGGCAGGCAGGCACCTACTATTTCCATAAGGATCAATAGTTTAATCTCCTCGGAAGGGCAATACGGCCCGCTTCATTTCCGTTATAAACCAGAGAAAACCCGGTCTTTGGCAGAATTTTACTTGCATGGGCAGGTAAAAAGCAGTAAAATTGTACTGTTATCCAGAACCTAAGAAAAAACAAATGAAGAACCGTATCATTTTATTCAGCATCATAGCGATGACCCTTTTCGGTCATTCCTCCTCTGCACAAAAAGCTATTAAGCAAGGTCCCTGCTCATCTCCTTCTATTTTGGCACAGGCCGACAGCATTAAAAAAATACTGGCCACACAGGGTTTTGAAGTGGTGAAAGAAGCTTCCATGCAGATGGAAAGTGAATATGAAATGCCCGTGATCGTTCCCCTTACGCAAGGCAGCTGGTACCAGTTTGTGTTCATCGGCGATATGAGTTCCCGGTTGTATGAAGTACGCATGTACGACTGGAATGAAAAGCAGGTGGTTTACCAGAAAAAATACTGGGGCGACGTGGAGGGAAATGTGATCAGCTATTCTTACATTCCCCAGTTCTCCGAATACCACATGATAAAACCCGTACAGGTGAACAAGAAGAAAAAAGAACTGTGCGGGTATGTGATGTTATTGAAGAAAACAGAATAATTCTATTAATAAAACCGACCGGTATTTAAGGAGGTCCCTGTTCTGCAGGGACTTTTTTATTTTCCTTATGTTAAGAAACCCGGTCTGACGACCCCGTCTGACCGTGGCTTTCCCTGGCATATTTTTATTTCAGCAAATAAATATTACCATTGAAGCAAATAGTAACGGGCGGTCAGACGGGGACGTCAGACCGGGTACCCGAATGGGCGGTCAGACGGGGACGTCAGACCGGGTGCCCGAATGGGCGGTCAGACGGGGGCGTCAGACCGGGCACAATGAACGGGCGGTCAGGCCCGGTGCATTATTGGGTCAACGAGATCCTTATCTGCACACCGGCCCTTGTATTTACGATCGGTGCACTGGATGAGATATACGGATTAACCCGGCGCTGGTCGAAATAGAGTTTTATGTTCACCCGGTTGTTGAGGAAATAATCGATCGAAGGTGAAATGGTAATATCCCTGCTTCCGCCGGTTGCAAAATTATTATCCTGGTCCAGGCGGCTGTTGGCTGTTACGTTATCCCGTATCTTGAAGTCGAGTCTGAAATTGATCTCGTTCTCCAGCTTATTCCCGGTACTTCCTTTAGGCGTTAAGAACTTAGGCCATTTCACATTCAGGAAGCTCAATGGATTCTTCAGCCCTCTTTTACGATATCCTG from Chitinophagaceae bacterium encodes the following:
- a CDS encoding SDR family NAD(P)-dependent oxidoreductase, which translates into the protein MNKIVLITGATSGIGKACAEKFAADKDNLIITGRRKDRLAELKAELEKRSGISVLALCFDVQDKHAVDGAFKDLPEQWQQIDILINNAGLALGRDSFEDADMDDWETMLNTNVQGLLYVTKAILPFMLRQKKGHIINMGSVAGKEVYEKGNVYCASKFAVDAITKAMRIDLLKNNIKVTGIHPGAVETEFSLVRFKGDDKTARSAYTGFTPLTAGDIADTIYYCTSLPDHVCINDLVITCTRQAGTYYFHKDQ